A single region of the Sorghum bicolor cultivar BTx623 chromosome 7, Sorghum_bicolor_NCBIv3, whole genome shotgun sequence genome encodes:
- the LOC8073234 gene encoding putative glucose-6-phosphate 1-epimerase: protein MASPGPAGAASAAASPSPPMQLPSPFAELVKAPSGLEKIVLRGARNCCAEIYLYGGQVTSWKNDNGEELLFLSSKAIFKPPKAIRGGIPVCFPQFGTHGNLEQHGFARNRFWTIDNNPPPLPVNPAIKAFVDLILKPSEEDLKIWPHSFEFRLRVALGPSGDLSLTSRIRNTNTDGRPFSYTFAYHTYFSVSDISEVRVEGLETMDYLDNLKAKERFTEQGDAIVFESEVDKVYLAAPSKIAIIDHEKKRTFVVTKEGLPDAVVWNPWDKKAKAMQDFGDAEYKSMLCVEPAAVERPITLKPGEEWKGRLVLSAVPSSYCSGQLDPLKVLQG, encoded by the exons ATGGCCTCCCCTGGCCCCGCCGGCGCAGCGAGTGCCGcggcctcgccgtcgccgccgatgcAGCTTCCGTCGCCGTTCGCGGAGCTCGTCAAGGCCCCCTCCGGCCTCGAGAAGATCGTGCTTCGCGGCGCTCGCAACTGCTGTGCCGAG ATCTATCTTTATGGAGGTCAAGTAACATCATGGAAGAATGACAATGGGGAAGAGCTGCTTTTTCTCAGCAGCAAG GCTATTTTCAAACCTCCAAAAGCTATTCGTGGTGGTATACCAGTCTGCTTTCCCCAA TTTGGAACACATGGAAATCTTGAACAACATGGATTCGCTAGGAACCGTTTCTGGACTATTGACAACAATCCACCTCCTTTACCAGTAAACCCTGCTATTAAAGCTTTTGTTGATCTGATTCTGAAGCCTTCTGAGGAAGATTTAAAGATCTGGCCTCACAG TTTTGAATTTCGCTTGAGAGTTGCTCTTGGACCTTCTGGAGATTTGAGTCTAACATCACGAATCAGGAATACAAACACAGATGGAAGACCTTTCTCTTATACATTTGCATACCACACATACTTCTCTGTCTCTGACATAAG TGAGGTTCGTGTTGAAGGACTGGAAACAATGGACTACCTTGATAACTTGAAGGCAAAGGAGCGTTTCACAGAGCAAGGCGATGCTATTGTTTTTGAATCAGAA GTTGATAAAGTTTATCTTGCTGCACCCTCCAAAATTGCTATCATTGATCATGAGAAGAAAAGAACATTTGTTGTGACAAAAGAAGGGCTTCCTGATGCTG TTGTTTGGAACCCTTGGGATAAGAAGGCAAAAGCAATGCAAGATTTTGGGGATGCAGAATACAAGAGCATGCTGTGTGTGGAGCCTGCAGCTGTAGAGAGGCCTATTACTCTGAAACCTGGCGAAGAGTGGAAAGGAAGGCTTGTGCTCTCAGCGGTTCCTTCAAGTTACTGTAGTGGACAGTTAGATCCATTGAAGGTCCTTCAGGGTTGA
- the LOC110437220 gene encoding uncharacterized protein LOC110437220: MAKSLREYSTPAVANVPVGPAVDIETGNFELRTGLLTMVQANQFCGSPSEDANAHLQNFLELCETIIIKDVAPDTVKLRLFPFSLLGKVKQWFYQSKEAVDTWNKCAAAFLVKFFPMSKTNAFRGKISNFQQSSLESIPEAWERLQEYIRACPHHGMEGWLMLQNFYEGLLAMCKGHVDAAAGGAFLSLTITEATTLIEKMVANQSWGEGRKTQKDMHTVKETDLHAVKIDILMKRLEGRAIDPATGTI, translated from the coding sequence ATGGCCAAGTCACTCCGCGAGTACTCCACCCCCGCTGTTGCCAACGTGCCCGTTGGGCCCGCTGTCGATATCGAGACTGGAAACTTTGAACTCCGCACTGGCCTGCTGACAATGGTGCAGGCGAACCAATTCTGTGGCTCGCCAAGTGAGGACGCGAACGCACACTTGcagaacttccttgagctgtgCGAAACCATCATCATTAAGGATGTCGCACCTGACACCGTCAAGCTCCGtttgtttcctttctccctcttGGGGAAagtgaagcaatggttctatcaAAGTAAGGAAGCAGTCGACACATGGAACAAATGCGCCGCAGCGTTCCTCGTcaagttcttccccatgagcaaaacaaatgctTTTAGGGGAAAGATATCAAACTTCCAGCAATCTTCACTCGAGTCCATTCCTGAGGCTTGGGAAAGGCTCCAGGAATATATCCGGGCTTGCCCTCACCACGGAATGGAAGGATGGCTCATGCTGCAAAACTTCTATGAAGGCCTCTTGGCCATGTGCAAGGGGCACGTCGATGCCGCAGCTGGAGGtgcattcctctcccttaccaTCACTGAGGCCACAACCCTCATCGAGAAGATGGTGGCTAACCAGAGTTGGGGAGAGGGACGCAAGACACAAAAGGACATGCATACCGTTAAGGAGACGGATTTGCATGCCGTAAAAATAGACATACTCATGAAGAGGTTGGAAGGACGTGCCATCGATCCAGCTACCGGCACTATCTAG